In Pedobacter sp. SL55, the following proteins share a genomic window:
- a CDS encoding efflux RND transporter permease subunit, producing MWVKLSNAILKNRVLLIVLFVALTIFMGWQAKNIKLSYAGAKILPLTDSVFVKYNAFKKQFGEDGSIVVIGVKSEKIFKKETYNKWVQLSNDLQKLNGIKGVLSIGKFFELQKDTLNQKFTVKPLPGKMLVTDAEMDSLKSKLNELPFYKGLLYNTESNATLMAVTFDQKILNSAARNPILKEIEEKALAFGKSEGVDVHLSGLPYIRTATSKLVSNEFVLFLGLSILVSALILVIFFRSFSAVFYPILVVIMGVVWSVGTLVLFGYEITILTGLIPPLIVIIGIPNSILLLNKYHNELKKHGDKQKAWQITVERISVTTLIANVTAAIGFGVLYFTGSELLMQFGSVAALNVMFTWLMSLCLIPAIFSYLPAPKNKINGTHKANFLDKILVKTDHLVQHKSATIYIVTIILTIVSLIGVYRINVNGYVVDDLPKSSKILTDLKFFEKNFEGILPLEISVDTKRKNGVMSVSTLKKIDKMEEMISAYPEFSRSISLNTGLKYATQVFYNSDTNFYRLPSDFEKNFILIYAANSGKGNGDMLTNFVDKPKQTARVSFQMADVGSKRLDQLLEELKPRIDSLLSPKRFNVTLTGSSIIFAKGTDYLLKHLFESIGLAIVLISLLRLAQFKSLGIMFISLLPNIVPLIITAGLMGFFGIPLKPSTILIFTIAFGLASDQTIYFLTRYQQELNLTNYSVSKVITDTITETGVSMTHIALILFFGFGIFTASTFGGTVILGFLLSITLIVALIFNLTLLPALMLWLDKNKKRKKISEAEVAKNLENLDDH from the coding sequence ATGTGGGTAAAACTATCTAATGCAATATTAAAAAACCGCGTTCTCCTTATCGTTTTATTTGTAGCCCTTACCATATTCATGGGATGGCAGGCCAAAAACATCAAACTTTCTTACGCTGGCGCTAAAATACTTCCGCTAACCGATTCGGTTTTTGTGAAGTATAATGCTTTTAAAAAACAATTTGGCGAAGACGGCAGCATTGTAGTGATTGGCGTAAAAAGTGAGAAAATCTTTAAAAAAGAAACTTATAATAAATGGGTGCAGCTATCTAATGACCTTCAAAAGCTGAATGGCATTAAAGGTGTGCTTTCTATCGGTAAGTTTTTCGAGCTCCAAAAAGATACTTTAAATCAAAAATTTACGGTTAAACCGCTTCCTGGCAAAATGCTAGTTACCGATGCTGAAATGGACTCGCTGAAAAGCAAGCTGAACGAACTGCCATTTTACAAAGGACTACTGTATAATACCGAGAGCAATGCCACGTTAATGGCGGTTACCTTCGATCAGAAAATTCTAAATTCGGCAGCTAGAAATCCAATCCTTAAAGAAATAGAAGAAAAAGCATTGGCATTTGGTAAAAGCGAAGGGGTAGACGTTCACTTATCGGGCTTGCCTTACATTAGAACAGCTACCAGCAAACTGGTTTCTAACGAATTTGTGCTCTTTTTAGGCTTATCCATTTTAGTTTCGGCGTTAATTCTAGTGATCTTTTTCCGCAGTTTCTCAGCCGTTTTTTATCCGATTTTGGTAGTAATTATGGGCGTAGTGTGGAGCGTGGGTACTTTAGTGTTGTTTGGCTATGAAATTACCATTCTAACGGGATTAATTCCGCCGCTTATCGTAATTATCGGTATTCCAAACAGCATTCTTTTGCTAAACAAATATCATAACGAACTTAAAAAACACGGCGACAAGCAGAAGGCTTGGCAAATTACCGTAGAACGAATTTCGGTAACTACCTTAATTGCAAATGTTACCGCTGCTATAGGTTTTGGTGTTTTATACTTTACAGGAAGTGAATTATTGATGCAATTTGGCAGTGTGGCTGCCCTAAACGTAATGTTTACTTGGTTAATGAGTTTATGTTTGATACCAGCTATTTTTAGCTATTTACCAGCGCCAAAGAATAAAATTAACGGCACACACAAAGCCAACTTTCTAGATAAAATTCTAGTAAAAACCGACCACTTAGTACAACATAAAAGCGCCACAATTTATATAGTTACCATTATTTTAACCATAGTTTCTTTAATTGGCGTTTACCGCATCAACGTAAACGGATATGTGGTGGATGACCTGCCAAAAAGCTCTAAAATATTAACCGACCTTAAATTTTTTGAAAAGAATTTTGAAGGAATTTTACCGCTAGAAATTAGTGTAGATACTAAACGCAAAAATGGTGTAATGAGCGTTTCTACATTAAAGAAAATTGACAAAATGGAAGAGATGATTTCGGCTTATCCCGAGTTTTCTCGCTCTATTTCTTTAAATACAGGGCTAAAATACGCCACCCAGGTTTTTTACAATAGCGACACCAATTTTTACCGACTGCCAAGCGATTTTGAGAAGAATTTCATCTTAATCTATGCCGCCAACTCTGGTAAAGGCAATGGCGATATGCTTACCAATTTTGTAGATAAACCGAAACAAACTGCTCGTGTGAGTTTCCAAATGGCCGATGTAGGCTCTAAGCGCTTAGACCAACTGTTAGAGGAATTAAAACCTAGGATAGATTCTTTGCTCTCTCCTAAACGCTTTAACGTTACCCTAACTGGCTCTAGCATTATTTTCGCAAAAGGAACTGATTATTTACTAAAGCATCTATTTGAAAGCATTGGCTTAGCCATTGTGTTGATTTCTTTATTACGTTTAGCTCAATTTAAGAGCTTGGGTATTATGTTCATTTCGTTGCTACCAAACATTGTTCCTTTAATTATTACAGCAGGGCTGATGGGCTTTTTTGGCATTCCGTTAAAACCTTCCACCATTTTAATTTTTACCATTGCATTTGGCTTAGCATCTGACCAAACCATTTATTTCTTAACCAGATACCAGCAAGAATTAAACCTAACCAATTACAGCGTAAGCAAGGTAATTACAGATACCATTACCGAAACAGGTGTAAGCATGACACACATTGCATTGATCTTGTTCTTCGGTTTCGGCATTTTTACAGCTTCTACATTTGGCGGTACGGTAATTTTGGGCTTTCTGCTTTCAATTACTTTAATTGTAGCCTTAATTTTTAACCTTACCTTATTGCCTGCATTAATGTTATGGTTAGATAAAAACAAAAAACGCAAAAAAATATCGGAAGCAGAGGTTGCAAAAAACCTTGAGAATTTGGATGATCATTAG
- a CDS encoding O-antigen ligase family protein, which yields MANQVLEKAQTDERFVSTADRLTKVNVNDGSINRRITFYKAAVALAKQNPITGIGLGNYRVESIPYDLTTNLSVPLHAHNDFLELAAETGIFNSLLYFSIFVVLLFVNLKRLIRTKDNQVRNIALLTLLLLIVYGVDALFNFPFYRPTMQLCFSFLMAFTFVNTEKQIEDKTSLNKKILLGFVVLCVLPLYVTYQAYKTSKLEYLIQTDNINFAASGVLKGDDVVNLSPKIPNVFQSSEAFVEYAGIYYFREKAYDKAIKLLDSANKINPYLGRPNFYKYLIAAERGLPDSAYFYVKSAFYQRPISDNFFETATTLASSRRDTTEILKMYAAFPEGVTKPKSWSTAYFSLNNAGYSKAGLADFKALALKSFPKDTLVQKAISQLAITNYIIEGQRLFAAGKHQEALNTYERGLKLDPSNIYVNQNIGFYYFNLSKAGAAIPYFKKALALPGLNNGKTEFFLGLCYVNVGDKANACNYFKLAGNYPDAAKLLAIHCR from the coding sequence CTGGCTAACCAAGTTTTAGAAAAAGCCCAGACAGATGAAAGGTTTGTGTCTACAGCAGATAGATTGACGAAGGTTAACGTGAACGATGGCTCTATCAATAGGCGTATTACTTTTTACAAGGCTGCCGTAGCGTTGGCAAAACAAAATCCTATTACAGGCATTGGTCTGGGAAATTATCGTGTCGAATCTATTCCTTACGACTTAACGACGAACCTTAGTGTGCCCTTGCATGCGCACAACGATTTTCTAGAATTAGCTGCTGAAACCGGGATTTTTAACAGCCTGCTTTATTTTTCGATTTTTGTGGTGCTTTTGTTTGTCAATTTAAAACGGTTGATAAGAACCAAGGATAATCAGGTTAGAAACATTGCCTTGCTTACTTTGCTATTGCTCATTGTTTATGGTGTTGATGCGCTGTTTAATTTCCCTTTTTATAGGCCAACTATGCAGCTTTGTTTTTCGTTTTTAATGGCTTTTACTTTTGTAAATACCGAAAAACAGATTGAAGATAAAACTTCATTAAATAAGAAGATCTTATTGGGTTTTGTTGTGTTGTGTGTGCTCCCGCTGTATGTTACCTATCAAGCCTACAAAACTTCTAAATTAGAGTATTTGATACAAACAGATAACATCAATTTTGCTGCTTCTGGCGTTTTAAAGGGCGATGATGTGGTAAACCTTAGCCCCAAAATCCCTAATGTTTTTCAATCTTCGGAAGCATTTGTGGAGTATGCTGGTATCTATTATTTTAGAGAAAAAGCTTATGATAAGGCAATAAAATTGCTAGATAGCGCCAATAAGATCAACCCGTATTTGGGGAGGCCAAATTTTTACAAATATTTAATTGCTGCAGAAAGAGGCCTGCCAGATAGCGCTTATTTTTATGTAAAATCGGCTTTTTATCAAAGGCCAATCAGTGATAATTTCTTTGAAACGGCAACTACACTTGCTTCGTCTCGACGTGACACCACCGAAATCTTAAAGATGTATGCGGCTTTTCCAGAAGGTGTAACAAAGCCTAAAAGTTGGTCTACGGCCTATTTTTCATTAAATAATGCAGGTTACAGTAAAGCTGGACTTGCAGACTTTAAAGCTTTGGCGCTTAAAAGCTTTCCAAAAGACACTTTAGTGCAGAAAGCCATCAGCCAGTTGGCTATTACCAACTACATTATAGAAGGACAGCGTTTGTTTGCTGCCGGTAAGCATCAAGAAGCTTTAAATACTTACGAGCGAGGCTTAAAATTAGATCCTAGTAATATTTATGTAAATCAAAATATAGGATTTTATTACTTTAACCTAAGCAAGGCAGGGGCGGCTATTCCTTATTTTAAAAAGGCTTTGGCGTTGCCGGGTTTAAATAACGGTAAAACCGAGTTTTTTTTAGGCTTATGCTATGTAAATGTTGGGGATAAAGCAAATGCTTGTAACTATTTCAAATTGGCCGGTAATTATCCCGATGCTGCGAAATTATTGGCAATTCATTGTAGGTAA
- a CDS encoding TraR/DksA family transcriptional regulator, which yields MEKTEKTRYSDSELQEFKELIQEKLKSSREELQALTASLSNPNSNGTEDTSGAYKTLEDGSATLEKEQTNQLAARQKKFIDNLEAALVRIENKTYGICRETGKLIQKERLRAVPHATLSMEAKLKQG from the coding sequence ATGGAAAAGACTGAAAAAACACGTTACTCTGATAGCGAACTACAAGAATTTAAAGAGCTTATTCAAGAGAAATTAAAAAGCTCAAGGGAAGAATTACAAGCCTTAACTGCATCGCTAAGCAACCCGAACTCTAACGGTACAGAAGATACTTCTGGTGCTTATAAAACTTTAGAAGATGGTTCTGCCACTTTAGAAAAAGAACAAACCAACCAATTGGCAGCCCGTCAGAAAAAGTTTATAGATAACCTTGAAGCTGCATTGGTGCGTATCGAGAATAAAACTTATGGCATTTGCAGGGAAACTGGCAAATTGATCCAAAAGGAACGTTTACGTGCGGTACCTCACGCTACTTTAAGCATGGAAGCTAAATTGAAACAAGGTTAA
- a CDS encoding diacylglycerol kinase family protein, which yields MQKFFRGFTFALNGLIYAIKTQLNVRVQLFAALLVVIAGFSFNISFLEWLAIAICVGCVLAAELMNTSLEALVDLVSPEFNPKAGLVKDIAAAAVLIIALMALTVALIIFVPKIF from the coding sequence ATGCAGAAGTTTTTTAGAGGATTTACATTTGCTTTGAACGGATTAATTTACGCCATTAAAACCCAGCTAAATGTTCGGGTTCAGTTGTTTGCTGCGTTGCTGGTTGTGATTGCAGGTTTTTCATTTAATATTTCGTTTTTAGAATGGTTGGCTATCGCCATTTGTGTGGGTTGTGTTTTGGCAGCAGAGCTGATGAATACCTCACTTGAAGCCTTGGTGGATTTGGTTTCTCCCGAATTTAACCCTAAAGCTGGCTTGGTAAAAGATATTGCAGCGGCTGCAGTTTTAATAATCGCGTTAATGGCTTTAACCGTAGCTTTGATTATTTTTGTGCCTAAAATTTTTTAA
- a CDS encoding isoleucyl-tRNA synthetase has protein sequence MIKHLKLTKAVVAMALGIVALIVAKIMENYKMEGNQVALFVAGVLFIASALVFLYPIVFAKKADKDGKSVELQPVEKEPENQALNAS, from the coding sequence ATGATCAAACATTTAAAGCTAACTAAAGCTGTTGTAGCAATGGCTTTGGGTATTGTGGCGCTTATTGTCGCAAAAATCATGGAAAACTATAAGATGGAAGGCAACCAAGTAGCATTATTTGTTGCCGGAGTATTGTTTATTGCCAGCGCACTTGTCTTTTTATATCCAATTGTTTTCGCTAAAAAAGCGGATAAGGATGGCAAAAGCGTAGAGTTGCAGCCTGTAGAGAAAGAACCAGAAAATCAAGCTCTAAATGCAAGTTAG
- the ileS gene encoding isoleucine--tRNA ligase, translating into MYREFKQLELAKIGEEILAFWKAQNIFDKSIDSRPKSKPFTFYEGPPSANGMPGIHHVMARAIKDIFCRYKTLKGYQVKRKGGWDTHGLPIELAVEKKLGIVKEDIGKKISVDEYNAACKEEVMRYTDVWNDLTEKMGYWVDLKNPYVTYENEYIETLWWILQQLYNKGLLYKGYTIQPYSPAAGTGLSSHELNQPGTYRDVSDTTIVAQFKAKAETLPSFLQGFGTVDILAWTTTPWTLPSNTALTVGPKIDYVLVKTFNQYTFEPINVVLAKALVSKQFGGKFFLAEDETAFTNYKAEDKKIPYQILAECKGEDLVGIRYEQLLPLATPYQNAEDAFRVIAGDFVTTEDGTGIVHTAPTFGADDARVAKLASPEIPPMLILDDKGNAVPLVDLQGKFVASLGEFGGKYVKNEYYTEGTAPEKSVDVEIAIRLKEENKAFKVEKYVHSYPHCWRTDKPAFYYPLDSWFIKTTAVKEKMADLNKTINWKPEATGTGRFGNWLENLVDWNLSRSRYWGTPLPIWRTADGLEEKCIGSIAELKDEMIKGLNSGVLSAEEAEKQNSIIQSLNHSKFDLHRPYVDDVFLVSSKGEKMTRETDLIDVWFDSGAMPYAQWHFPFENKEEFENAYPADFIAEGVDQTRGWFFTLHAIAVMLSESSDEIKAINERVNNPGIAFKNVVSNGLVLDKNGAKMSKRLGNAVDPFSTIDTYSADATRWYMISNASPWDNLKFNLEGLDEVRRKFFGTLYNTYSFFALYANIDKFEIDLNNQTPVAQRSELDRWILSLLQNLIAEVDEAYNTYEPTKAARAIQNFVDEHLSNWYIRLSRRRFWKGEMTEDKKAAYETLYTCLVNIAQLMSPVAPFFSDWLYQNLTEILPAEAKSESVHLTILPDADQSLIDNELNERMELAQNISSMVLSLRKKMGINVRQPLAKVLIPVLDENFKDKVELVKDLILSETNIKEISYITDTAGFIKKKVKPNFKALGAKVGKDMKLVTEVINKMSQEELAQFEKEGTFSIPNTAYSILLSDVEIIAEDIPGWQVTNMGSLTVALDINITTELKQEGLSRELINRIQNLRKELNFEVTDRITVSLQQHNLIADAVAQNKHYICNEILANDILLTESVSNGNKITIEDVELDILITKL; encoded by the coding sequence ATGTATAGGGAATTTAAACAGTTAGAACTAGCTAAAATAGGAGAAGAAATACTAGCATTTTGGAAAGCACAAAATATCTTTGATAAAAGTATTGACAGCCGCCCAAAATCGAAACCTTTTACTTTTTACGAGGGGCCACCATCGGCAAACGGAATGCCTGGTATCCACCACGTAATGGCTCGTGCTATTAAAGATATTTTCTGTCGTTATAAGACCCTAAAAGGATATCAAGTTAAACGCAAAGGCGGATGGGACACCCACGGTCTACCTATCGAATTAGCGGTAGAGAAAAAATTAGGCATCGTTAAGGAAGACATCGGAAAGAAAATCTCGGTAGATGAATACAATGCAGCCTGTAAAGAAGAGGTAATGCGTTATACCGATGTTTGGAACGACCTTACCGAAAAAATGGGCTACTGGGTTGACTTGAAAAACCCTTACGTAACCTACGAAAACGAATACATTGAAACCCTTTGGTGGATTTTACAACAACTCTACAACAAAGGACTTTTATACAAAGGCTACACTATCCAACCTTACTCGCCAGCTGCTGGTACAGGTTTAAGTTCGCACGAGCTGAACCAACCAGGTACCTACCGCGATGTTAGTGATACGACCATTGTAGCACAGTTTAAGGCAAAAGCGGAAACTTTACCTTCATTTTTACAAGGATTTGGTACTGTCGACATTTTAGCTTGGACAACTACGCCTTGGACTTTGCCAAGTAACACTGCGTTAACAGTTGGTCCAAAAATCGACTATGTGTTGGTAAAAACTTTTAACCAGTACACTTTCGAACCAATCAATGTAGTTTTAGCGAAAGCTTTAGTGAGCAAACAATTTGGCGGCAAATTTTTCCTAGCGGAAGATGAAACAGCCTTTACCAACTACAAAGCCGAAGACAAGAAAATTCCTTACCAAATTTTAGCCGAATGCAAAGGCGAAGATTTAGTGGGTATCAGATACGAGCAATTGTTGCCATTAGCTACGCCTTACCAAAATGCAGAAGATGCTTTTCGTGTAATTGCTGGCGATTTCGTAACTACGGAAGACGGCACAGGCATTGTGCACACTGCACCTACTTTTGGCGCTGATGATGCTCGTGTAGCTAAATTGGCTAGCCCTGAAATTCCTCCAATGTTAATATTGGATGATAAAGGTAATGCTGTTCCTTTGGTTGATTTACAAGGGAAATTTGTAGCATCACTAGGAGAATTTGGCGGCAAATACGTTAAAAACGAATATTATACAGAAGGCACAGCTCCTGAGAAATCGGTAGATGTAGAAATTGCGATCCGTTTAAAAGAAGAAAACAAAGCCTTTAAGGTAGAAAAATATGTACACAGTTATCCGCATTGTTGGAGAACTGACAAACCAGCATTTTACTATCCGTTAGACAGTTGGTTCATTAAAACTACAGCCGTTAAAGAAAAAATGGCTGATCTGAACAAAACCATCAACTGGAAACCTGAAGCAACTGGAACTGGTCGTTTTGGCAACTGGTTAGAAAACTTGGTAGACTGGAACCTTTCGCGTTCTCGTTATTGGGGCACACCATTGCCTATTTGGCGTACTGCCGATGGTTTGGAAGAGAAATGTATCGGCTCTATTGCAGAGTTAAAGGATGAAATGATTAAAGGATTGAATAGTGGAGTACTATCAGCAGAGGAGGCAGAAAAGCAAAATTCAATCATTCAATCACTTAATCATTCAAAATTCGATTTGCACCGCCCTTATGTAGATGATGTATTCTTAGTATCATCCAAAGGCGAAAAAATGACCCGCGAAACCGACCTAATTGACGTTTGGTTTGATAGCGGCGCCATGCCTTACGCACAATGGCATTTTCCTTTTGAAAATAAGGAAGAGTTTGAAAATGCTTACCCTGCAGATTTTATTGCAGAAGGTGTAGATCAAACTCGCGGTTGGTTCTTTACTTTACATGCCATTGCGGTAATGTTAAGCGAAAGCAGCGACGAAATCAAAGCGATTAACGAGCGTGTAAACAATCCCGGTATTGCATTTAAAAATGTAGTATCTAACGGATTGGTATTGGATAAAAACGGCGCAAAAATGTCTAAACGTTTAGGCAATGCGGTTGATCCTTTCAGCACTATTGATACTTACAGTGCCGATGCTACACGTTGGTATATGATTTCGAATGCATCGCCTTGGGATAATTTGAAATTTAACCTAGAAGGATTAGATGAAGTGCGCCGTAAGTTCTTCGGAACCTTGTACAATACCTACTCTTTCTTCGCTTTATATGCCAATATCGATAAATTCGAGATTGACTTGAACAACCAAACGCCTGTTGCACAACGTAGCGAGCTAGACCGTTGGATTTTATCGTTATTGCAAAACTTAATTGCAGAAGTTGATGAAGCTTACAATACTTACGAACCAACTAAAGCGGCAAGAGCTATCCAAAACTTTGTGGACGAGCATTTAAGCAACTGGTACATTCGTTTATCTCGTCGTCGTTTCTGGAAAGGCGAAATGACCGAAGATAAAAAAGCAGCTTACGAAACTTTATACACTTGCTTGGTTAATATCGCACAGCTGATGTCGCCAGTGGCACCGTTCTTCTCAGATTGGTTGTATCAAAACTTAACGGAGATTTTACCAGCCGAAGCGAAATCAGAATCGGTACACTTAACGATATTACCAGATGCAGATCAATCATTAATTGATAATGAATTGAACGAACGTATGGAATTGGCGCAAAACATTTCTTCGATGGTGCTATCACTACGTAAGAAAATGGGTATCAATGTTCGTCAGCCGTTGGCAAAAGTACTGATCCCCGTTTTGGATGAAAACTTTAAAGATAAAGTAGAATTAGTGAAGGATTTGATCCTTTCTGAAACCAATATTAAAGAAATTTCATACATTACCGACACTGCTGGTTTCATCAAGAAAAAGGTAAAACCAAACTTTAAGGCTTTGGGCGCTAAAGTAGGCAAGGATATGAAATTGGTAACGGAAGTCATCAATAAAATGAGCCAAGAAGAGCTTGCTCAGTTTGAAAAAGAGGGCACTTTCTCTATACCCAACACTGCATACTCAATACTTTTGAGCGATGTAGAAATTATAGCAGAAGACATCCCAGGATGGCAGGTAACTAATATGGGCAGCTTAACCGTTGCATTGGATATCAATATAACGACCGAACTTAAACAAGAAGGTTTATCTCGTGAGCTGATTAACCGTATCCAAAACTTAAGAAAAGAGTTAAATTTTGAAGTTACCGATAGGATAACGGTAAGTTTACAACAACATAATTTAATTGCAGATGCGGTGGCACAAAACAAACACTACATTTGCAACGAAATTTTAGCTAATGATATTTTGTTAACAGAAAGCGTATCGAACGGAAACAAAATCACCATAGAAGATGTTGAATTGGATATTTTGATTACCAAATTATAA
- a CDS encoding lipoprotein signal peptidase: protein MKGYTKPLLLICLVLLADQVSKTWIKTNMYLGQEFKILGDWFIIHFTENNGMAFGLEFGGEFGKLALSLFRILAVGGIGYALHYMIQRKYHRGLILNVALIFAGALGNIIDSVFYGVIYKYATLFHGRVVDMLYFPIIKGTFPSWFPIWANEPFEFFRPVFNLADAAISVGVITILIFQKTYFKEEVNDEIGINNESVED, encoded by the coding sequence ATGAAAGGCTACACAAAACCTTTACTTTTAATATGCTTAGTGCTATTGGCAGATCAGGTTTCTAAAACTTGGATCAAAACCAATATGTACTTAGGCCAAGAATTTAAAATCTTGGGCGATTGGTTCATTATTCACTTTACAGAAAATAATGGGATGGCCTTTGGCTTAGAGTTTGGCGGAGAGTTTGGCAAACTAGCTTTATCGTTATTTAGGATTTTGGCAGTTGGAGGCATTGGTTATGCCCTGCACTACATGATCCAGCGCAAATACCATCGTGGCTTAATTTTAAACGTAGCCTTGATATTTGCGGGTGCTTTGGGCAACATTATCGACTCGGTTTTTTACGGTGTAATTTACAAATACGCTACTCTTTTTCATGGTCGTGTGGTAGACATGTTGTATTTCCCAATTATCAAAGGCACTTTCCCTAGTTGGTTTCCGATATGGGCAAACGAGCCATTTGAATTTTTCAGACCTGTATTTAACCTAGCAGACGCTGCAATTTCTGTAGGTGTAATTACCATTCTTATCTTCCAAAAAACTTATTTTAAGGAAGAGGTAAACGATGAAATTGGCATTAACAACGAAAGTGTAGAAGACTAA
- a CDS encoding 3-keto-disaccharide hydrolase, with translation MEKSLTYKLYFSQKISPKGRNEDNDNFLTFDKRPNRMFSKKLLSIFLLLISLNYLVFAQKSINLFNGNDLIGWHADVPGKDKNPDTAASFIVRDGKLVSLGDPRGHLITNAVYENYRLDVEYRFAGKPGNCGVLVHVSTPRVLYKMFPKSLEVQMQHQDAGDFWCIGEDITVPNMEERRGPKADWSIDKKNGRRIKNLTDDSEKPLGEWNTMRIECLKDKVRVWVNGTLVNDGYNCTANKGQIALQAEGSEVEFRELKLTPIKKLSK, from the coding sequence ATGGAGAAATCTTTAACCTATAAATTATATTTTAGCCAAAAGATTTCTCCAAAAGGTCGAAACGAAGACAACGATAATTTCCTTACATTTGATAAAAGACCAAATCGTATGTTCAGCAAGAAACTCCTTTCCATCTTCCTATTGTTAATCAGTTTAAACTATTTGGTATTTGCCCAAAAATCCATTAACCTCTTTAACGGAAACGATTTAATAGGTTGGCATGCAGATGTACCCGGAAAAGATAAAAACCCAGATACTGCCGCTTCGTTTATAGTTAGAGATGGCAAATTAGTTAGCTTGGGCGACCCACGTGGACACTTGATTACCAATGCCGTTTATGAAAATTACCGCCTCGATGTAGAATATCGCTTTGCGGGAAAACCCGGAAACTGTGGTGTATTGGTGCATGTTTCTACGCCCAGAGTTTTGTACAAAATGTTCCCAAAATCTTTAGAAGTACAAATGCAACATCAAGATGCTGGCGATTTTTGGTGTATTGGCGAAGACATTACCGTGCCTAACATGGAGGAAAGACGTGGACCAAAAGCAGATTGGAGTATCGATAAAAAAAATGGAAGACGCATTAAAAATTTAACCGATGATTCCGAAAAACCCTTAGGCGAGTGGAATACCATGCGTATCGAGTGCTTGAAGGATAAAGTAAGGGTTTGGGTAAATGGAACTTTAGTTAACGACGGCTACAACTGTACAGCAAACAAAGGACAAATTGCCTTACAGGCCGAAGGTAGTGAGGTAGAGTTTAGAGAGTTAAAACTTACTCCAATTAAAAAATTAAGCAAGTAA